From Crassaminicella indica, one genomic window encodes:
- the aroB gene encoding 3-dehydroquinate synthase, whose amino-acid sequence MRRLNVNLPQNDYPILIKKGLFNNIGEEIEKIHENKKIVIVTDDNVEKLYGERIKAHLGNDFKMKMIVIEPGEKSKSISVLQYIYDEILDFEITRGDLIIAFGGGVVGDLTGFAAATLLRGIPFIQVPTSLLAQIDSSIGGKVAVNLPKGKNLVGSFYHPKAVFIDPELLHTLDKRFFYDGMAEVVKYGCIKDEKLFKDLFSYSEEELFEHIEEVIYRCCYIKKSIVEKDELDTGERMLLNFGHTLGHAIEKYYKYERYTHGEAVAIGMYRITKKSEAMGMTEKGTANLIKDMLCKYDLPYEMPDIDKEKIIEAIVFDKKNKGEYMNMVLINKIGKSFIKKIHRKNIFSYI is encoded by the coding sequence ATGCGAAGGCTAAATGTAAATCTTCCACAAAATGATTATCCAATACTAATAAAGAAGGGATTATTCAATAATATTGGGGAAGAGATAGAAAAAATTCATGAAAATAAAAAAATAGTAATCGTTACAGATGATAATGTGGAAAAATTATATGGAGAAAGAATCAAAGCACATCTTGGAAATGATTTTAAAATGAAAATGATTGTGATAGAGCCTGGAGAGAAAAGTAAATCTATTAGTGTACTGCAATATATTTATGATGAAATTTTAGATTTTGAAATAACAAGAGGTGATTTAATCATAGCATTTGGAGGAGGGGTAGTTGGTGATCTGACAGGTTTTGCAGCTGCAACACTTCTTCGAGGAATTCCATTTATACAAGTACCAACCTCCCTTTTAGCTCAAATCGACAGCAGCATAGGGGGAAAGGTAGCTGTGAACTTGCCTAAGGGAAAAAACTTAGTAGGGAGCTTTTATCATCCAAAAGCAGTATTTATAGATCCAGAGCTTTTACATACACTAGATAAAAGATTTTTCTATGATGGAATGGCTGAAGTAGTCAAATATGGTTGTATCAAGGATGAAAAGCTTTTTAAAGATCTGTTTTCATATAGTGAGGAAGAATTATTTGAACATATAGAAGAAGTGATATATCGCTGCTGCTATATAAAAAAAAGTATAGTTGAAAAGGATGAATTAGATACAGGGGAGAGAATGCTTCTAAATTTTGGACATACTTTAGGACACGCTATTGAGAAATACTACAAGTATGAAAGATATACTCATGGAGAAGCTGTTGCAATAGGGATGTATCGTATAACAAAAAAGAGTGAAGCTATGGGGATGACAGAAAAAGGAACAGCTAATTTGATAAAGGATATGCTTTGTAAATATGATTTGCCTTATGAAATGCCAGATATTGATAAGGAAAAAATTATTGAAGCTATTGTTTTTGACAAGAAAAATAAAGGAGAATATATGAATATGGTGTTAATTAATAAAATAGGGAAAAGCTTTATTAAAAAAATTCATAGAAAAAATATTTTTTCTTATATATAA
- the aroE gene encoding shikimate dehydrogenase, with protein sequence MDDLDKLRNEIDNIDCQMVKLFERRMETVLKIGEYKKRNHMPILDKDREEMIIKKNIAHLKNRYFHKSAVAFFGSIMEISRNLQEESIEEKLGVKLYGLIGEKLIHSFSPDIHENILKKLKIKGHYHLFEVKRENLKTALYGLKALGISGVNVTIPYKVDIIKYLDELSEEAKRIGAVNTICFKEGQIIGYNTDYYGFGKMLHRNDIKIKNKKAVVLGTGGASKAVVQYLLDYGIGQIAIVSRDAHKGKEKYKEFLVVDYEAVKALKGYDMIINCTPCGMYPHIDCSPVKKEELLNFNTAVDLIYNPQETLFLKNAKTEGLKAVNGLYMLVGQALKAQELWNDLKIDYSICDEVYKKLLTI encoded by the coding sequence ATGGATGATTTAGATAAGTTAAGAAATGAAATTGATAATATAGATTGCCAAATGGTAAAGCTATTTGAAAGACGTATGGAAACTGTATTAAAAATTGGGGAATATAAAAAGAGAAATCATATGCCTATATTAGATAAGGATAGGGAAGAGATGATTATAAAGAAGAATATTGCTCACTTAAAGAATAGATATTTTCACAAATCAGCGGTAGCATTTTTCGGTAGCATTATGGAAATTAGCAGAAACCTTCAAGAAGAAAGTATTGAAGAAAAGCTAGGCGTGAAGCTTTATGGTCTTATAGGAGAAAAATTAATACATAGTTTTTCTCCTGATATACATGAAAATATTCTTAAAAAGCTAAAGATCAAAGGACATTATCATTTGTTTGAGGTCAAGAGAGAAAATTTAAAGACTGCTTTATATGGTTTAAAAGCTTTAGGGATAAGTGGTGTCAATGTAACAATTCCTTATAAGGTTGATATTATAAAATATTTAGATGAACTTTCAGAAGAAGCTAAAAGAATAGGTGCTGTGAATACAATATGCTTTAAAGAAGGGCAAATAATTGGATATAATACAGATTATTATGGATTTGGTAAGATGCTACATAGAAATGATATTAAAATAAAAAATAAAAAGGCTGTTGTGTTAGGAACAGGAGGAGCTTCAAAGGCTGTTGTGCAGTATCTTTTAGATTATGGAATAGGACAAATAGCTATTGTGAGTCGAGATGCTCATAAAGGAAAAGAAAAGTATAAGGAATTTTTGGTGGTTGATTATGAAGCTGTAAAAGCTTTAAAAGGGTATGATATGATAATTAATTGCACTCCTTGTGGAATGTATCCTCATATAGATTGTTCACCTGTAAAAAAAGAAGAGCTTTTAAATTTTAATACTGCTGTGGATTTAATATACAATCCACAAGAGACTTTATTTTTAAAGAATGCGAAGACAGAAGGATTAAAGGCTGTAAATGGACTTTATATGTTGGTAGGTCAAGCTTTGAAAGCTCAGGAATTGTGGAATGATTTAAAAATTGATTATTCTATTTGTGATGAGGTTTATAAAAAACTTTTAACGATATAA
- a CDS encoding pseudouridine synthase, producing MAKGKRLDKVLSNMGYGTRKEIKSIIKKGRVKVDHQVIKDSSMHVDPYENHIEIDGMKLIYKEFIYIMMNKPQGVISASFDPKVETVVDLLDHSYQIFKPFPVGRLDKDTEGLLILTNDGKLSHDLLSPKKHVSKTYYAHIKGKVDQQDILSFKEGVILDDGYKTLPAELNIIKSDEISEIELTIYEGKFHQVKRMFEAVDKKVIYLKRVAMGDLKLDQGLGLGEYRELTQEELGKLKNKL from the coding sequence ATGGCAAAGGGAAAACGACTAGATAAGGTACTTAGCAATATGGGCTATGGTACTAGAAAAGAAATAAAAAGTATTATTAAGAAAGGACGAGTAAAGGTAGACCATCAAGTGATAAAGGATAGCAGTATGCATGTAGATCCTTATGAAAATCATATAGAAATTGATGGGATGAAATTAATTTACAAAGAGTTTATCTACATTATGATGAATAAACCTCAAGGTGTGATTTCAGCGAGCTTTGATCCAAAAGTTGAGACAGTAGTAGATTTATTAGATCATTCTTATCAAATATTCAAGCCATTTCCTGTAGGAAGATTAGACAAAGATACGGAAGGATTATTGATTCTTACAAATGATGGTAAACTTTCTCATGATTTACTATCTCCTAAAAAGCATGTATCAAAGACTTATTATGCACATATTAAAGGAAAAGTAGATCAGCAAGATATACTTTCATTTAAAGAAGGTGTAATATTAGATGATGGATATAAAACATTACCTGCTGAATTGAATATTATTAAAAGTGATGAAATATCAGAAATAGAACTAACGATTTATGAAGGGAAATTTCATCAGGTGAAAAGAATGTTTGAAGCAGTAGATAAAAAAGTAATATATTTAAAGAGAGTAGCTATGGGGGATTTGAAATTGGATCAAGGTTTAGGCTTGGGAGAATATAGAGAGCTGACACAGGAAGAATTAGGGAAGCTAAAAAATAAACTATAG
- the aroQ gene encoding type II 3-dehydroquinate dehydratase has product MKILIINGPNINFLGIREKHIYGAVAYEEMCIYLYEKGKELGLKVDIVQSNIEGEIINYIQNAYKKYDGIIINPAAYTHYSIAIYDALKAVGIPTVEVHISNIHNREEYRKKSVTAAACIGQICGFGMYGYVLAMMALVNKIGDGFLHD; this is encoded by the coding sequence TTGAAAATATTAATCATTAATGGACCTAATATTAATTTTTTAGGGATAAGAGAAAAGCATATATATGGAGCAGTAGCTTATGAAGAAATGTGTATATACTTATATGAAAAGGGAAAAGAATTAGGCTTAAAAGTAGATATTGTACAGAGCAATATAGAAGGAGAAATTATAAATTACATACAGAATGCTTATAAAAAGTATGATGGCATTATCATTAATCCAGCTGCTTATACTCATTATAGTATAGCAATATATGATGCGTTAAAAGCAGTAGGTATTCCAACAGTTGAAGTACATATTAGTAACATCCATAATAGAGAAGAATATAGAAAAAAATCTGTTACAGCTGCGGCTTGCATAGGACAAATCTGTGGGTTTGGTATGTATGGATATGTTTTGGCAATGATGGCATTAGTGAATAAAATAGGGGACGGTTTTTTACATGATTAA
- a CDS encoding shikimate kinase, which translates to MRNIVLIGMPGCGKTTIGKLLAESLNMKFCDVDAYIQENTKKSISEIFKEGEAVFRSIERKAVEKISKEYNIVISTGGGVVKSFVNIQNLKKNGIIIFINRPIEKIFEDIDISTRPLIKDRKEKLYLLYKERYALYKKYCDIEVMNTQTLKEVVEKIINSLSGDEKIENINH; encoded by the coding sequence ATGAGAAATATAGTACTAATAGGAATGCCTGGATGTGGCAAAACAACTATAGGGAAGCTTTTAGCAGAAAGCCTTAATATGAAATTTTGTGATGTTGATGCGTATATTCAAGAAAATACGAAGAAATCTATTTCTGAGATTTTTAAAGAAGGGGAAGCTGTATTTAGAAGCATTGAAAGAAAGGCAGTAGAAAAAATAAGCAAAGAATATAATATTGTCATATCTACTGGAGGGGGTGTAGTAAAGTCTTTTGTAAATATACAAAATTTAAAAAAAAATGGAATCATAATATTTATTAATAGACCAATAGAAAAGATATTTGAAGATATTGATATAAGTACTCGGCCATTGATTAAGGATAGGAAAGAAAAGCTTTATTTATTATATAAAGAGAGATATGCTTTATATAAAAAGTATTGTGATATTGAAGTGATGAATACGCAAACGTTGAAGGAAGTGGTAGAAAAAATTATCAATAGCTTATCAGGAGATGAGAAAATTGAAAATATTAATCATTAA
- a CDS encoding RsmF rRNA methyltransferase first C-terminal domain-containing protein, translating to MYLPEKFIHKMQMLLGSEFQLFLDSYDDERFQGLRVNTLKISVEDFKKISPFKLRQIPWCKNGFYFEEGQRPAKHPYYHAGLYYIQEPSAMAPVEILNPTPKDYVLDLCAAPGGKSVQIATKLMGEGVLVTNDINMNRVKALIKNIELFGVKNAVVTNERPEKIRKYFLSYFDKILVDAPCSGEGMFRKDSSMVKSWEKHDETYYAPIQKQILGNTDDMLKEGGRLLYSTCTFSPEENECIIKNFIDNHENFRIVDIPKNNGLSKGMPKWANGEENLERCARLWPHKIEGEGHFLALLEKDLEEKDNVVNFEKNSEVKLHKEFCEFVKENLNILLEGKFEIYSNNLYLAPKGLPILKGLKILRTGWFLGTFKKNRFEPSHALAMGLTFKDAKRTVNFHRDDPNVIKYLKGETLNISGEKGWTLICVDGFPLGWAKQTGNMLKNYYPPAWRWID from the coding sequence ATGTACTTACCTGAAAAATTTATTCATAAAATGCAAATGCTATTAGGCAGTGAATTTCAATTATTTTTAGATTCTTATGATGATGAAAGATTCCAGGGACTGAGGGTGAATACTTTAAAAATTTCTGTAGAAGATTTTAAAAAAATTTCGCCGTTTAAATTAAGACAAATTCCCTGGTGTAAAAATGGATTCTATTTTGAAGAAGGACAAAGACCTGCAAAGCATCCATACTATCATGCAGGCTTATATTATATTCAGGAACCTAGTGCTATGGCTCCTGTAGAAATATTAAATCCTACTCCTAAGGATTATGTGTTAGATTTATGTGCTGCTCCCGGAGGAAAATCAGTGCAAATTGCTACAAAGCTTATGGGAGAAGGAGTATTAGTTACAAATGATATCAATATGAATCGTGTAAAGGCATTAATCAAAAATATAGAATTATTTGGAGTGAAAAACGCTGTTGTTACCAATGAAAGACCCGAAAAGATACGCAAATACTTTTTAAGTTATTTTGATAAAATATTGGTAGATGCTCCTTGTTCAGGAGAGGGGATGTTTAGAAAAGATTCATCTATGGTAAAAAGCTGGGAAAAGCATGATGAAACATATTATGCACCGATACAAAAACAAATTTTAGGAAATACTGATGATATGTTAAAAGAAGGGGGAAGATTACTTTATTCTACTTGTACCTTCTCACCAGAGGAAAATGAATGCATTATAAAAAATTTTATAGATAATCATGAAAACTTTAGGATTGTAGATATACCTAAAAATAATGGTTTGTCAAAAGGGATGCCTAAGTGGGCTAATGGAGAAGAAAATTTAGAGAGGTGTGCAAGATTATGGCCTCATAAAATAGAAGGAGAGGGACATTTTTTAGCTCTTTTAGAAAAAGATTTAGAAGAAAAAGATAATGTTGTTAATTTTGAAAAGAACTCTGAGGTGAAATTACATAAGGAATTTTGTGAATTTGTAAAAGAAAATCTAAATATTTTACTAGAAGGAAAATTTGAAATATATAGTAATAATCTGTATTTAGCACCTAAAGGGCTGCCAATATTAAAAGGACTGAAAATTTTAAGAACAGGATGGTTTTTAGGAACCTTTAAGAAAAATAGATTTGAACCAAGTCATGCTCTTGCAATGGGATTAACATTTAAAGATGCTAAAAGAACTGTAAACTTTCATCGAGATGATCCAAATGTTATAAAATATTTAAAAGGAGAAACATTAAATATTAGTGGAGAAAAGGGATGGACGCTTATTTGTGTAGATGGCTTTCCATTAGGATGGGCTAAGCAAACAGGAAATATGCTCAAAAATTATTACCCACCAGCTTGGAGATGGATAGACTAG
- the aroC gene encoding chorismate synthase, which yields MSGIWGNNIKVSIFGESHGKGIGIVIDGLVGGITLELDYIKRELQRRVPGKNRLSTSRKEKDTFHILSGYFNNKTTGTPLCAVIYNTDQRSKDYEKAKFMMRPGHADYTGYMKYFGANDYRGGGHFSGRITAPIVFAGAIAKQILEKKNIVIGSHIKSIGYIEEDGFDAVNIKEELLKKLTHKEFPVMDDEKECRMKELILKAKSELDSIGGIIETAVVNLPVGIGSPFFDSIESKLSHILFSIPAVKGIEFGEGFGMTKMKGSQANDEYFIKEDKIKTYTNHNGGILGGISNGMPIIFRTAFKPTPSIGKIQRSIDIEKKENIKMKIEGRHDPCIVPRAIPVVEAATAIGLLDLLIEKDGIGWMI from the coding sequence ATGAGCGGTATATGGGGAAATAACATAAAGGTTTCTATTTTTGGAGAATCTCACGGAAAAGGGATTGGTATTGTAATAGATGGCCTTGTAGGAGGGATAACTTTAGAGTTAGATTATATAAAAAGAGAGCTACAAAGAAGAGTACCTGGGAAAAACAGATTATCTACTTCAAGAAAAGAAAAAGATACATTTCATATTTTGAGTGGATATTTCAATAACAAAACAACAGGAACACCTCTTTGTGCTGTTATATACAATACTGATCAGCGATCAAAGGATTATGAAAAAGCAAAATTCATGATGAGGCCAGGACATGCTGACTATACTGGCTATATGAAATATTTTGGAGCTAATGATTATAGAGGTGGAGGACATTTTTCAGGAAGAATAACAGCACCGATTGTTTTTGCAGGAGCAATAGCAAAACAAATTTTAGAGAAAAAGAATATAGTTATTGGAAGCCATATAAAAAGTATAGGATATATAGAAGAAGATGGTTTTGATGCTGTGAATATAAAAGAAGAGCTTTTGAAAAAATTAACGCATAAAGAATTTCCTGTTATGGATGATGAAAAGGAATGTAGAATGAAAGAACTTATTTTAAAAGCAAAGTCTGAGTTGGACTCCATAGGAGGAATCATTGAAACAGCAGTAGTAAATTTACCAGTAGGAATTGGTTCTCCATTTTTTGATTCTATAGAAAGCAAGCTTTCTCATATATTATTTTCAATACCTGCTGTGAAAGGTATTGAATTTGGAGAAGGATTTGGTATGACAAAAATGAAAGGGTCACAAGCTAATGATGAATATTTTATAAAAGAAGATAAAATAAAAACTTATACTAATCATAATGGTGGAATTCTTGGTGGAATTAGCAATGGAATGCCTATTATTTTTAGGACAGCATTTAAGCCTACTCCTTCTATTGGAAAAATTCAAAGAAGTATTGATATAGAAAAAAAAGAGAATATAAAGATGAAAATTGAGGGGCGACATGACCCGTGCATTGTACCGAGGGCAATACCAGTAGTAGAAGCTGCTACAGCAATAGGATTATTGGATCTTTTGATAGAAAAGGATGGGATAGGATGGATGATTTAG
- a CDS encoding VCBS repeat-containing protein: protein MKAFIKKTSVLLLTGVLALGAMGGANVNAQNDEFKIGDKFTKMCDKAYVVDYKLEDVTGDNIKDNVILVGTKTVSDIFCDTLTVVVQDGKTKEYSKATYKDFRGYQDKEMLFIGDFTGDKVKDVMVSASTGGSGGIVDHMIATFKDNKPSVIFTDKENAGIDINGKYIDGYKAEIEFKDLNKKVLLDVSASKDMYIEQGIYDKEGKLLQKVEPWIYPFSQLEPIDYNRDGTFELKGYQRIVGTSNADTISHVESILKFENDKWNTKGAQYSTYLVK, encoded by the coding sequence ATGAAAGCATTTATAAAAAAGACAAGTGTTTTGTTATTAACAGGAGTTTTGGCTTTAGGAGCAATGGGGGGTGCAAATGTAAATGCACAAAATGATGAATTTAAAATAGGAGATAAATTTACTAAAATGTGTGATAAGGCATATGTCGTAGATTACAAGTTAGAAGATGTAACAGGAGATAACATTAAAGATAATGTTATATTAGTTGGAACAAAAACAGTTAGCGATATATTTTGCGATACGTTAACTGTTGTAGTTCAAGATGGAAAAACTAAAGAATATTCAAAAGCAACATACAAAGATTTTAGGGGATATCAAGATAAAGAAATGTTGTTTATAGGAGATTTTACTGGAGATAAAGTAAAAGATGTAATGGTAAGTGCATCTACAGGAGGAAGTGGTGGAATAGTAGATCATATGATAGCTACTTTTAAAGATAATAAGCCATCTGTGATATTTACAGATAAAGAAAATGCAGGTATTGATATAAATGGGAAATATATAGATGGATATAAGGCGGAAATTGAATTTAAAGATTTAAATAAGAAGGTATTACTAGATGTAAGTGCTAGTAAAGATATGTATATAGAACAAGGTATTTACGATAAAGAAGGGAAGTTATTGCAAAAAGTAGAACCTTGGATATATCCATTTTCACAGTTAGAGCCTATTGATTATAATAGAGATGGAACATTTGAATTGAAAGGATATCAAAGAATAGTAGGTACTAGTAATGCAGATACAATTTCTCATGTTGAATCAATTTTAAAATTTGAAAATGATAAGTGGAATACAAAAGGGGCTCAGTATTCAACTTATTTAGTTAAATAA
- the aroA gene encoding 3-phosphoshikimate 1-carboxyvinyltransferase has protein sequence MKSVEIIPSPLKGNVKIPPSKSLSHRAIICAGLSEGESHIENIAFSDDIIATLEAMKSFGIIARNSEIDIDGICSVYIKGKGKLELLRNQIDCKESGSTIRFLIPMAGLLGEKVTYTGRGKLVERPLDAYYKIFEEQDIAYYNHEGKLPLSVEGILKPGIFNMKGNVSSQFITGLLFVLPILHKDSKIIITTELESKGYVDLTLDILKKFSIYVENNNYKEFYIKGNQKYKPTEYRVEGDFSQAAFFIVAGILGDEVVCKDLNVASLQADKAILDIAKKMGAKLCVSDDFIKVEKSNTKGIIIDVSQCPDLVPILSVLGALSKGTTKIVNAARVRIKESDRLKAMATELNKLGADVKELTDGLEIHGKEQLNGGIVDSWNDHRIAMALAIASIKCTGPVIIKNSDAVKKSYPRFWKDFEKLGGKINERYMGK, from the coding sequence GTGAAGAGTGTAGAAATTATTCCATCTCCGTTAAAAGGAAATGTAAAAATTCCTCCATCAAAAAGCTTGAGTCATAGAGCTATTATTTGTGCAGGTCTTTCTGAAGGAGAGAGCCATATAGAAAATATTGCATTTTCTGATGATATTATTGCAACTCTAGAGGCTATGAAGTCTTTTGGTATTATAGCAAGAAATTCAGAAATAGATATTGATGGAATATGTAGTGTTTATATAAAGGGAAAAGGAAAGCTAGAATTATTGAGAAATCAAATCGACTGTAAAGAGTCTGGTTCTACTATTAGATTTTTAATTCCTATGGCAGGGCTTTTGGGAGAAAAGGTAACTTATACAGGGAGAGGAAAGCTTGTTGAGCGACCTCTTGATGCTTATTATAAAATATTTGAAGAGCAGGATATAGCTTATTATAATCATGAAGGAAAGCTTCCTTTAAGTGTAGAGGGGATATTAAAGCCAGGAATTTTCAATATGAAAGGAAATGTTAGCTCGCAGTTTATAACAGGACTTTTATTTGTATTGCCAATCCTTCATAAAGATTCTAAAATAATTATTACAACAGAGCTTGAATCTAAGGGCTATGTAGATTTAACCTTGGATATATTAAAAAAGTTTTCGATATATGTAGAAAATAATAATTATAAAGAATTTTATATTAAAGGAAATCAAAAATACAAGCCTACTGAATATAGAGTAGAAGGAGATTTTTCACAAGCAGCATTTTTCATTGTAGCAGGAATATTAGGAGATGAAGTTGTGTGTAAAGATCTAAACGTAGCTTCTTTACAAGCAGATAAAGCAATTTTAGATATTGCAAAAAAAATGGGAGCGAAGCTATGTGTATCGGACGATTTTATTAAAGTAGAAAAATCAAATACCAAAGGCATAATAATAGATGTATCACAATGTCCTGATTTAGTTCCTATTCTTTCTGTTTTAGGAGCACTCAGCAAAGGAACAACAAAAATAGTGAATGCTGCAAGAGTGCGTATAAAGGAATCGGATCGTTTAAAGGCTATGGCAACAGAATTAAATAAATTAGGTGCAGATGTAAAGGAATTAACGGATGGTTTAGAGATTCATGGGAAAGAACAATTAAATGGTGGAATAGTTGATAGCTGGAATGATCATCGTATTGCGATGGCTTTAGCAATTGCTTCTATAAAATGTACAGGTCCTGTTATAATAAAAAATAGTGATGCAGTAAAAAAATCTTATCCGAGATTTTGGAAAGATTTTGAAAAACTAGGAGGAAAAATAAATGAGCGGTATATGGGGAAATAA
- the pssA gene encoding CDP-diacylglycerol--serine O-phosphatidyltransferase, with translation MRYKRQIPNIFTLFNLTLGILAIISIFNENYVISAILIIVAGMMDRMDGKLARKLDVVSDFGKELDSLCDLISFGLAPALLMWHLNLMETGDIGIIVTLVFVLCGTIRLARYNIMEFDGVYMGIPITICGGLVALVALYSTKYVANLRFLLITMLFLSYAMVSKKIKLRKR, from the coding sequence GTGAGATATAAAAGACAGATACCAAATATATTTACACTTTTTAATTTAACATTGGGTATATTGGCAATCATTTCAATATTTAATGAAAACTATGTTATATCAGCAATTTTAATTATTGTTGCAGGAATGATGGACAGAATGGATGGAAAATTAGCAAGGAAATTAGATGTAGTGAGTGATTTTGGAAAAGAATTAGATTCGTTATGTGATTTGATTTCTTTTGGTTTAGCTCCAGCGTTATTGATGTGGCATTTGAATCTAATGGAAACAGGTGATATTGGAATCATTGTAACATTAGTTTTTGTGCTTTGTGGAACTATAAGGTTAGCAAGATATAATATTATGGAATTTGATGGTGTGTATATGGGGATTCCGATAACAATTTGTGGCGGACTTGTAGCGCTAGTGGCGCTTTACTCTACAAAATATGTGGCAAATTTACGTTTTCTATTAATCACTATGTTGTTTTTATCCTATGCTATGGTAAGCAAAAAAATTAAGCTGAGAAAAAGATAA
- a CDS encoding ABC transporter substrate-binding protein: protein MKKLKFYLFLIVVVLSLGLIGCGDQETASNETNNIAQEANEEKKEIRFKDILGREIVLEKPAERVFLGFYFESFLAIDGSFDKVAVMSKGEWRDFFYSQYVKYEQDMPELKDIMDSGSIYCGKFSMERLINANPDVAILAPFQYETLGENVQKLEAAGIPVVVVDYNAQTVEKHIASTEIIGKVMGKEERAKQLADEYVAAVKDVQKRVEKYKDSPKRVYIELANKGAKVYGNSYGNYMWGNLVKLAGGKNIAAEKIKSYGALSPEYILSVDPEVIFFAGLTFSDPSKDFIPMGFNVDDEATQEKLKDYPNRPGWERLTAIKNKEVYCMDHSGLRSLYDYVYLQYIGKALYPEAFEDVDPIKNHNAFYEKYLPGIDANGNFMTKWRVDNE from the coding sequence ATGAAAAAACTAAAATTTTACTTATTTTTAATTGTAGTAGTATTATCATTAGGGTTAATAGGTTGTGGTGATCAAGAGACAGCATCAAATGAAACAAATAATATAGCACAAGAGGCAAATGAAGAAAAAAAAGAGATTAGATTTAAGGATATATTAGGTAGAGAAATTGTGTTAGAGAAGCCAGCTGAGAGAGTATTTCTTGGGTTTTACTTTGAAAGCTTTCTTGCTATAGATGGATCTTTTGATAAAGTAGCTGTTATGTCAAAAGGAGAGTGGAGAGACTTTTTTTATTCTCAATATGTAAAATATGAGCAAGACATGCCAGAGCTTAAGGATATAATGGACTCAGGCTCTATTTATTGTGGTAAATTTAGTATGGAAAGATTAATCAATGCAAATCCAGATGTAGCTATTTTAGCACCATTTCAATATGAAACATTAGGAGAAAATGTTCAAAAACTTGAAGCTGCTGGGATTCCAGTAGTTGTTGTAGATTATAATGCGCAAACTGTTGAAAAACACATTGCTAGTACTGAAATCATAGGAAAAGTAATGGGAAAAGAAGAACGTGCAAAACAACTTGCAGATGAATATGTAGCAGCAGTAAAGGATGTTCAAAAACGTGTAGAAAAATATAAAGATTCCCCTAAACGTGTGTATATTGAGTTAGCTAATAAGGGTGCTAAGGTATATGGAAATAGCTATGGAAATTATATGTGGGGAAATCTTGTGAAGTTAGCAGGTGGAAAAAATATTGCTGCTGAAAAAATTAAGAGTTATGGTGCATTAAGTCCTGAGTATATATTATCAGTTGATCCAGAAGTGATTTTCTTTGCAGGTTTAACTTTTAGTGATCCAAGTAAAGATTTTATCCCAATGGGATTTAATGTTGATGATGAGGCAACTCAAGAAAAACTTAAGGATTATCCTAATCGTCCTGGTTGGGAGAGATTAACTGCTATTAAAAATAAAGAAGTTTATTGTATGGATCATTCTGGATTAAGAAGCTTATATGATTATGTTTATTTACAATATATTGGAAAAGCTTTATATCCTGAAGCATTTGAAGATGTAGATCCAATAAAAAATCACAATGCTTTTTATGAAAAGTATCTTCCAGGAATTGATGCGAATGGAAACTTTATGACAAAGTGGAGGGTGGATAATGAATAA